One Methanobacterium sp. DNA window includes the following coding sequences:
- the fdhF gene encoding formate dehydrogenase subunit alpha, translated as MDIQYTPTTCPYCGCGCGFNLVSVDGKLEGVEPWKRNPVNEGKLCPKGNFSYEFVHRPDRLTTPLIKENGKFREATWDEALDMVASKLNEIKSVDPEALAFLSSARCTNEENYLMQKLVRTVIGTHNIDHCARLCHGPTVAGLAQTFGSGAMTNHLKSIQFADVIFIIGSNTLEQHPLMWRRVLQAKAAGAKLIVADPRFTPSAKKADLYVPFKSGTDVALMNAMMNVIISEGLEDKEFIEKRTKNFEELKEVVMKYPPEKVSEITETPAELIKEAARMYANADNAGIIYSMGITQHHTGTDNVMSTSNLAMITGNIGRPGTGVNPLRGQNNVQGACDMGALPVVYPGYQKVIEEEMAEKMTCAWGCSDLGCKPGLTVVEMMNAAHNGDIKGMYIMGENPMISDPDIQHVKESLENLDFLVVQDIFLTETAELADVVLPGASWAEKDGTFTSTERRVQYIRKAVDSPGEAKPDWEILCDVAKKMGSDLFNFDSPQDVFEEVRTVTPQYAGMNKERLEKPEALHWPCPDEEHPGTPILWGEQFATPDGLGVLMPIEFIPAAELPDEEYPFTLTTGRMLFHWHTGSMTRRSETLDNEVPTGFVEINPEDAAELGIKDKEFVSVKTRRGEVTIKAKVTPDIMKGVIFIPFHFVECAANMLTSGAALDPAAKMPEFKVSAASVTKLDPAVKMPEVTPKSAYDVGK; from the coding sequence ATGGATATCCAATATACTCCAACTACATGTCCATACTGTGGATGTGGTTGTGGATTTAATTTAGTAAGTGTAGACGGAAAACTTGAAGGTGTCGAACCATGGAAAAGAAACCCTGTAAATGAAGGAAAATTGTGTCCAAAGGGTAATTTTTCATATGAATTTGTTCACAGACCTGACAGGTTAACCACACCTTTGATAAAAGAAAATGGTAAGTTTAGGGAAGCAACATGGGATGAAGCTTTAGACATGGTTGCATCCAAACTAAATGAAATAAAAAGCGTAGATCCAGAAGCTCTTGCGTTCCTTTCATCAGCAAGATGTACAAATGAGGAAAACTACTTAATGCAGAAACTTGTGCGTACCGTAATAGGAACACACAACATAGACCACTGTGCAAGGTTATGTCACGGTCCTACAGTTGCAGGACTTGCCCAGACCTTTGGATCAGGGGCTATGACCAACCACCTTAAGAGTATACAATTCGCGGATGTTATATTCATAATCGGATCTAACACCCTGGAACAGCACCCTCTAATGTGGAGAAGAGTCTTACAGGCAAAAGCTGCTGGAGCAAAATTAATTGTTGCAGATCCAAGATTTACACCTTCTGCAAAAAAAGCTGATTTATACGTACCATTTAAATCTGGAACAGACGTGGCATTAATGAATGCTATGATGAATGTAATAATTTCAGAAGGGCTTGAAGACAAAGAGTTCATAGAAAAAAGGACAAAGAACTTTGAAGAACTGAAAGAAGTTGTCATGAAATATCCTCCTGAAAAGGTATCAGAAATAACTGAAACACCAGCAGAGTTAATTAAAGAAGCTGCAAGAATGTATGCAAACGCAGATAATGCAGGTATTATCTACTCCATGGGTATAACTCAACACCACACAGGTACAGACAACGTTATGTCCACATCCAACCTTGCAATGATTACAGGTAACATTGGAAGGCCAGGAACTGGAGTTAACCCACTAAGAGGTCAAAACAACGTTCAGGGTGCATGTGACATGGGAGCGCTCCCTGTTGTGTACCCTGGATATCAAAAAGTCATAGAAGAAGAAATGGCAGAGAAAATGACTTGCGCATGGGGATGCAGCGACTTAGGATGTAAACCAGGGCTTACTGTAGTTGAAATGATGAACGCAGCGCATAATGGAGATATTAAAGGTATGTACATAATGGGTGAAAACCCAATGATCTCAGACCCTGACATTCAGCATGTTAAGGAATCTCTTGAAAACTTGGACTTTTTAGTTGTGCAGGATATTTTCTTAACAGAAACAGCTGAATTAGCAGATGTAGTACTTCCTGGAGCTTCATGGGCTGAAAAAGATGGAACATTCACAAGTACAGAAAGACGTGTGCAATACATAAGAAAAGCAGTTGACTCACCAGGTGAAGCAAAACCTGATTGGGAAATACTCTGTGATGTTGCAAAGAAAATGGGATCTGATTTATTCAACTTTGACTCACCACAGGATGTATTTGAAGAAGTAAGAACAGTTACACCTCAATATGCAGGTATGAACAAAGAAAGACTGGAAAAACCAGAAGCACTGCACTGGCCATGTCCAGATGAAGAACACCCAGGAACTCCTATACTCTGGGGAGAACAATTTGCAACTCCAGATGGGCTTGGAGTACTCATGCCAATCGAGTTTATTCCAGCTGCTGAGCTTCCAGATGAAGAATATCCATTTACACTCACAACTGGACGTATGCTGTTCCACTGGCACACTGGTAGTATGACCAGAAGATCAGAGACATTGGACAATGAAGTTCCAACAGGTTTTGTTGAAATCAACCCAGAAGATGCTGCTGAACTTGGTATAAAAGATAAAGAATTCGTAAGCGTTAAAACACGCCGTGGAGAAGTTACAATCAAGGCAAAAGTTACTCCAGACATCATGAAAGGAGTAATATTCATACCATTCCACTTTGTAGAATGTGCAGCAAACATGCTCACCAGCGGGGCAGCATTAGATCCTGCAGCTAAAATGCCAGAATTTAAAGTATCTGCAGCAAGCGTTACAAAATTAGATCCTGCAGTAAAAATGCCAGAAGTAACTCCAAAAAGTGCTTACGATGTAGGTAAATAG
- a CDS encoding Coenzyme F420 hydrogenase/dehydrogenase, beta subunit C-terminal domain: protein MVQVNDKYYALSSNEEIAESGECGGAVTTVLKFLLEDGIVDAVLAVKKGADLYDAVPTLITDPEKVIESAGSLHCGTLNMAKVVSKYLKGAEDIKIAVTTKPCDAMTLRELMKKDKVNEENVVMVGLNCGGTLPPVQTIEMIEKIYKLDPETVIKEEIAKGNLIIETADEEKEISVDELEDEGFGRRTNCRRCETNIPKMADLALGNWGVIGPLAGKATFVEVFSEKGADILEKAIESGALDVQDPIPKGIEIRANIDKAMVNLAKKWQGKDFQENGGDLLTIVARYQNELSKCIKCFGCREACPLCYCAECTLEANGPEWVSKGELPPSPMFHLERLVHMVDSCTNCGQCEEVCPGEIPLAKIAHEINSKLQEDYGYIRGMDETKPPLSYFPMPSK, encoded by the coding sequence ATGGTTCAAGTAAACGACAAATATTATGCATTGTCAAGCAATGAGGAAATAGCAGAGAGCGGAGAATGCGGAGGAGCAGTAACAACCGTACTAAAGTTTTTACTTGAAGATGGTATTGTAGATGCAGTTTTAGCTGTTAAGAAGGGTGCAGACCTTTATGATGCAGTACCTACTTTAATAACTGACCCAGAGAAAGTCATAGAATCAGCAGGTTCTCTACACTGCGGTACATTAAACATGGCAAAAGTCGTTTCTAAATACCTCAAGGGTGCAGAAGATATTAAAATAGCTGTCACCACAAAACCATGTGATGCAATGACACTCAGAGAACTTATGAAAAAAGATAAGGTTAATGAAGAAAACGTTGTGATGGTTGGATTAAACTGTGGTGGAACTTTACCTCCAGTTCAGACTATTGAAATGATAGAAAAAATCTACAAACTGGATCCAGAAACTGTTATCAAAGAAGAAATTGCCAAAGGTAATTTAATCATTGAAACAGCAGATGAGGAAAAAGAAATAAGTGTAGATGAACTGGAAGATGAAGGATTCGGCCGAAGAACAAACTGTAGAAGATGCGAAACCAACATACCTAAAATGGCAGACTTAGCTTTGGGTAACTGGGGTGTTATAGGACCTCTAGCTGGTAAAGCAACCTTTGTTGAAGTATTTTCTGAAAAAGGTGCAGACATCTTGGAAAAAGCCATTGAATCTGGAGCTTTAGATGTACAGGATCCTATACCTAAGGGTATTGAGATACGTGCAAATATAGACAAAGCAATGGTAAACCTTGCTAAAAAATGGCAGGGTAAAGACTTCCAAGAAAATGGTGGAGACCTCCTTACCATTGTAGCACGATATCAGAACGAACTTAGCAAATGTATAAAATGCTTCGGTTGTAGAGAAGCATGTCCTCTCTGTTACTGTGCTGAATGTACATTGGAGGCCAATGGTCCTGAATGGGTATCTAAAGGTGAACTTCCACCATCACCAATGTTCCATCTGGAAAGATTGGTTCATATGGTAGATTCCTGTACTAATTGTGGACAGTGTGAGGAAGTGTGTCCTGGTGAGATTCCACTTGCAAAAATCGCACATGAAATAAACTCTAAACTACAGGAAGACTATGGATACATCAGAGGAATGGATGAAACAAAACCACCGCTTTCTTACTTCCCAATGCCCAGTAAATAA
- a CDS encoding hydrogenase iron-sulfur subunit, producing the protein MGWEPKIIVFCCNWCSYGGADTAGTARMQYPPNVRIIRVMCSGRINPLFVLKAFDEGADGVMVAGCHFGDCHYDRGNYACDRRIKALKTVMDTIGIEEGRFYLDWISASEGEKFANAMRMVSDKVKELGPFSWRKNKAEIG; encoded by the coding sequence ATGGGATGGGAACCTAAAATAATAGTTTTTTGTTGTAACTGGTGTTCATACGGTGGAGCAGACACTGCAGGTACCGCAAGGATGCAATATCCTCCAAACGTGCGAATAATAAGAGTGATGTGTTCTGGAAGAATAAATCCTCTATTTGTCTTAAAAGCGTTTGACGAGGGAGCAGACGGAGTAATGGTCGCAGGATGCCACTTTGGAGATTGCCACTACGACAGAGGAAATTATGCCTGTGATCGTAGAATAAAAGCTCTAAAAACAGTTATGGATACCATTGGAATTGAGGAAGGAAGATTTTATCTTGATTGGATATCTGCATCAGAAGGTGAAAAATTCGCCAATGCAATGCGGATGGTAAGTGATAAGGTAAAAGAACTTGGTCCTTTCTCTTGGAGAAAAAATAAAGCGGAGATCGGGTGA
- a CDS encoding Coenzyme F420 hydrogenase/dehydrogenase, beta subunit C-terminal domain → MVKVNDMYYAWSPDDEIAESGECGGAVTSIMKFLLEDGIVDAVLAVKKGADLYDAVPTLITDPEKVIESAGSLHCGTLNIAKTLNKYLKGAKDMKIAVTTKPCDAMTIVELMKRNQIERDNVIMIGVNCGGTLPPVQAREMIEKFYEIDPDAVVKEEIAKGNLIIETADNEEKELSIDELEDEGFGRRTNCRRCENNIPVMSDLAMGNWGVVGPMAGKATFVEVFSNKGVEVLDKAIKAGALKVKDPEPKGIEIRANIDKAMVNLANKWQDRNFGEEGGLLSLDEYMDEFEKCIKCYGCREACPLCFCVKCSIESQSNEWVGKGELPPSPMFHFVRMLHMVDSCTNCGQCEEVCPAEIPLAKIFHKINVQIQDKFDYHPGYDIEQKPPLSIIDKEPSEE, encoded by the coding sequence ATGGTTAAAGTAAATGATATGTATTATGCATGGTCTCCAGATGATGAGATAGCTGAAAGTGGAGAGTGCGGTGGAGCTGTAACATCCATAATGAAATTCTTACTTGAAGATGGTATTGTAGATGCAGTTTTAGCTGTTAAGAAGGGTGCAGACCTTTATGATGCAGTACCTACTTTAATAACTGACCCAGAGAAAGTCATAGAATCAGCAGGTTCTCTACACTGCGGTACATTAAACATCGCTAAAACGCTTAATAAGTATCTCAAAGGCGCAAAAGATATGAAAATTGCTGTTACAACCAAGCCTTGCGATGCAATGACCATTGTAGAGCTCATGAAAAGAAATCAGATAGAAAGAGATAATGTTATAATGATTGGAGTTAACTGTGGTGGAACTTTACCTCCAGTTCAGGCTCGTGAAATGATAGAAAAATTCTACGAAATCGACCCTGATGCTGTTGTTAAAGAAGAAATTGCCAAAGGTAACTTAATCATAGAAACTGCAGATAATGAAGAAAAGGAACTCAGTATTGATGAACTGGAAGATGAAGGATTCGGCCGAAGAACAAACTGTAGAAGATGTGAAAACAACATACCTGTAATGTCAGACCTTGCCATGGGTAACTGGGGTGTTGTAGGTCCTATGGCTGGTAAAGCAACCTTTGTTGAAGTATTCTCAAATAAAGGCGTAGAGGTCTTAGATAAAGCTATAAAAGCAGGAGCTTTAAAAGTAAAAGATCCTGAACCTAAGGGTATTGAGATACGTGCAAATATAGACAAAGCAATGGTAAACCTTGCAAACAAATGGCAAGACAGGAACTTCGGAGAAGAAGGTGGATTACTCTCTCTTGACGAGTACATGGATGAATTTGAAAAATGTATCAAGTGTTATGGTTGCAGAGAAGCATGTCCACTGTGTTTCTGTGTAAAATGTTCCATTGAGTCACAATCTAATGAATGGGTAGGAAAAGGAGAACTTCCACCATCACCAATGTTCCACTTTGTAAGAATGCTGCATATGGTGGATTCTTGTACTAACTGTGGACAGTGTGAGGAAGTGTGTCCTGCTGAGATTCCACTTGCAAAAATCTTCCATAAGATAAATGTCCAGATACAGGATAAATTTGATTATCACCCTGGATATGACATTGAACAGAAACCACCTCTTTCTATAATCGACAAAGAACCAAGTGAGGAATAA
- a CDS encoding carbonic anhydrase produces MMLKEVLEANENFVKDFEPKKMSHMPQKKLAIVTCMDTRLTGFLEPAMGIERGDAKIIKNAGNAAVDRDVIRSVAAAIYALGAEEVMVVGHYDCGMANVDPEKLIETMKARGVDEKTLSEVDIKEWMGAIDGEEENVLNVVEKIKESPFIPDDVPIHGLIIDLYDGKLKVLAEGK; encoded by the coding sequence ATGATGCTTAAAGAAGTACTGGAAGCCAATGAAAATTTTGTTAAAGATTTTGAACCTAAAAAAATGAGTCACATGCCTCAGAAGAAGTTAGCTATTGTAACATGCATGGATACAAGACTCACAGGGTTTTTGGAACCTGCAATGGGAATTGAAAGGGGAGATGCAAAGATAATAAAGAATGCTGGTAATGCCGCGGTTGACAGAGATGTTATAAGATCCGTTGCAGCAGCAATTTATGCTCTTGGTGCTGAAGAAGTCATGGTTGTTGGACATTATGACTGCGGAATGGCAAATGTAGATCCCGAAAAGCTCATTGAAACCATGAAAGCACGGGGCGTGGATGAGAAAACACTTTCAGAAGTTGATATTAAAGAATGGATGGGTGCAATTGATGGTGAAGAGGAGAACGTATTAAATGTAGTAGAAAAAATAAAAGAGTCTCCATTTATCCCTGATGATGTACCAATACATGGTTTAATAATAGACCTTTATGACGGTAAATTGAAAGTTTTAGCCGAAGGTAAATAA
- a CDS encoding MFS transporter: protein MMEKIPRHQDIMGNNALKFIILMGIVSLFADMTYEGARSITGPYLAILGASAVTVGFVAGLGELIGYMLRFLSGYLTDRTRNYWIITMSGYLITMVAVPLLALAGSWELAAILIIAERMGKGLRTPSRDVMLSHACSQVGHGVGFGLHEALDQIGAILGPLIVAAVLFYYGSYQIGFAFLLMPAILSILVLVISRFLYPHPHNLEVEIPQLDTKGFKRAYWLYVIAASLIAAGFADFALIAYHFQKTALVSSSLIPTFYAVAMGVDAIAALVFGKLFDKVGLSIMIVVALFSSLFAPLVFLGNFYMAFLGIGLWGISMGAQESIMRSSVAVMSTVKRRGSAYGVFNTIYGVSWFFGSLFIGILYNFSIIYVVIFSVLIQLISIPFFISILKIK, encoded by the coding sequence ATGATGGAAAAAATCCCAAGACATCAAGATATCATGGGCAATAATGCCCTTAAATTCATTATCCTCATGGGGATAGTGAGCCTATTTGCGGACATGACCTATGAGGGAGCACGAAGTATAACTGGCCCATATTTAGCTATTTTAGGAGCTAGTGCAGTTACGGTAGGATTTGTAGCAGGATTAGGTGAATTGATTGGTTATATGTTGCGATTTTTATCAGGATATCTCACTGATCGTACTCGCAATTACTGGATTATCACCATGAGCGGTTATCTGATCACTATGGTAGCTGTGCCTCTTTTAGCTTTGGCTGGAAGCTGGGAATTGGCTGCAATATTGATTATTGCTGAAAGGATGGGAAAGGGCCTTCGAACACCTTCAAGAGATGTTATGTTGTCCCATGCATGCAGTCAGGTAGGTCATGGAGTTGGTTTTGGTCTGCATGAGGCTTTAGATCAAATTGGAGCAATATTGGGTCCTTTGATCGTTGCAGCTGTTCTTTTCTATTATGGAAGTTACCAGATAGGATTTGCATTTCTCTTAATGCCGGCCATACTATCTATTTTAGTACTGGTGATTTCCAGATTTCTTTATCCTCATCCCCACAATTTAGAAGTCGAAATTCCTCAGTTAGATACAAAAGGATTTAAGAGAGCTTACTGGCTATATGTAATAGCAGCATCCTTAATTGCAGCAGGTTTTGCTGACTTTGCTCTCATTGCTTACCATTTCCAGAAAACTGCCTTGGTCTCTTCAAGTTTAATACCTACCTTTTATGCGGTTGCTATGGGCGTGGATGCCATTGCAGCTCTGGTATTTGGAAAATTATTTGATAAGGTGGGATTATCCATCATGATCGTGGTGGCTTTATTTTCCTCACTCTTTGCCCCATTAGTATTTTTAGGCAATTTCTATATGGCATTCCTGGGAATAGGACTATGGGGTATAAGTATGGGGGCTCAGGAATCTATAATGAGGTCTTCAGTTGCAGTTATGTCCACTGTAAAAAGACGTGGCTCCGCATATGGCGTTTTTAATACTATTTATGGCGTTTCATGGTTCTTTGGAAGCTTATTCATAGGCATATTATACAATTTTTCTATAATATATGTGGTTATCTTCTCCGTTTTGATACAACTTATATCTATCCCATTTTTTATTTCAATATTAAAAATAAAGTAA
- a CDS encoding inorganic diphosphatase, with translation MNLWKDLKPGPSVPEVVYAVIEIPKGSRNKYEYDKDMEAFALDRVLYSPFHYPAEYGIIPRTLWDDGDPMDIIVLMDQPTFPGCVIEARPIGIMRMMDGEDSDDKILSVPLNDPKYNHVKSIDDLSKAKLDEIAHFFKEYKTLEGKTTEVLGWEGVEAAIKALNHSIGLYRREFY, from the coding sequence ATGAATCTTTGGAAAGATTTAAAGCCGGGACCATCGGTTCCTGAAGTTGTATATGCAGTTATTGAAATACCTAAGGGATCAAGAAATAAATATGAATATGATAAGGATATGGAAGCATTTGCATTGGACAGGGTGCTTTACTCACCATTCCATTACCCAGCAGAATATGGTATAATACCTCGAACATTATGGGATGACGGAGACCCTATGGACATTATCGTATTGATGGATCAGCCCACATTCCCTGGATGTGTAATTGAAGCCCGCCCCATCGGAATAATGAGAATGATGGACGGTGAAGACAGCGACGACAAAATATTAAGCGTACCATTAAATGATCCCAAGTACAATCATGTTAAAAGTATCGATGATTTATCAAAAGCAAAGTTAGATGAAATTGCACACTTTTTCAAGGAATACAAAACACTAGAAGGGAAAACAACTGAAGTTTTAGGATGGGAAGGTGTAGAAGCAGCAATTAAGGCTTTAAACCATTCAATAGGACTTTACAGACGAGAATTTTATTAA
- a CDS encoding inorganic diphosphatase, which produces MNLWKDLKPGPSIPKVVYAVIEIPKGSRNKYKYNVDKGVFTLDRVLNSPFHYPVDYGIIPQTAIGDGNPLEILVLMNQPTFPGCIIQCRPIGVISMIDGENLDDKIIAVPVNDNKFKDFQDIHDVPSAFLEEIEHFFREYKKLEGKTTKVLGCKNAKRAFESIKYSIKLYNTVLSVKSIFLIK; this is translated from the coding sequence ATGAATCTTTGGAAGGATTTAAAGCCGGGACCATCAATTCCTAAGGTTGTATATGCAGTTATTGAAATCCCAAAAGGTTCAAGGAATAAATACAAATATAACGTGGATAAGGGAGTATTTACGCTGGATCGAGTACTGAATTCTCCATTTCATTACCCTGTAGATTATGGTATAATTCCACAGACAGCAATTGGTGATGGGAATCCTCTGGAAATTCTAGTTTTAATGAATCAGCCCACATTCCCCGGATGCATAATTCAATGTAGACCTATTGGCGTAATAAGTATGATTGATGGAGAAAATCTTGATGATAAAATAATCGCGGTACCTGTAAACGACAATAAATTCAAGGATTTCCAAGATATTCATGATGTTCCATCGGCATTTTTAGAGGAGATAGAACATTTTTTCCGTGAATATAAAAAATTAGAAGGAAAAACTACTAAAGTGTTAGGATGTAAAAATGCTAAAAGGGCCTTTGAATCTATTAAATACTCAATAAAGCTTTATAACACAGTATTAAGTGTTAAATCCATTTTTCTAATCAAATAA
- a CDS encoding prenyltransferase/squalene oxidase repeat-containing protein, which produces MRIGGLEILKHVLRYVHKREHEEGGFTLYEGIPDGKNTYYGLRILKMFNEEPYNKKKTIEWIKNLNKGRLFGIKGIFYRLNALKIFNMKTEIPDEFASKLINKIAFTSLETAFLSTNILKLTGYDDLHGIADWILSFQKEDGGFGRYRSDIISTYYALESINQIDSSLIPNKNTILNFTEQCRADNGVFNSTPINYPPYIETIYAGIKIHEIIGRKLKDQSKIINFVLDLQNGDGGFRRSKYIGISELDYTYRALYTLKSLSYDLN; this is translated from the coding sequence ATGCGAATAGGAGGGTTAGAAATTCTCAAACATGTTTTAAGATACGTACACAAGCGGGAGCATGAAGAGGGAGGTTTTACTCTTTATGAAGGTATTCCTGATGGTAAAAACACATACTATGGTTTGCGAATTCTTAAAATGTTCAATGAAGAACCATATAATAAAAAAAAGACTATTGAATGGATTAAAAATCTAAATAAAGGTAGGTTATTTGGAATTAAAGGTATATTCTATAGATTAAATGCTTTAAAAATATTTAATATGAAGACAGAAATACCTGATGAATTTGCATCTAAATTAATTAATAAAATAGCATTTACAAGCTTAGAAACAGCTTTTTTAAGCACTAATATTTTGAAATTAACAGGATATGATGATCTGCATGGTATAGCCGATTGGATTTTGTCATTTCAAAAGGAAGATGGAGGATTTGGAAGATATAGATCAGATATTATATCAACCTATTACGCCCTTGAATCCATAAATCAAATTGATTCATCTTTAATTCCAAATAAAAATACAATACTCAATTTTACTGAACAATGCAGAGCAGATAATGGAGTATTTAATTCAACGCCCATAAATTACCCGCCATATATAGAAACAATTTATGCAGGGATTAAAATTCATGAAATAATCGGTCGAAAGCTTAAAGATCAAAGCAAAATCATAAATTTTGTACTTGATCTCCAAAATGGTGATGGAGGATTTAGAAGATCAAAATACATCGGAATTTCGGAGTTGGATTACACATATAGGGCATTATACACTTTAAAGAGCTTATCCTATGACTTAAACTAA
- a CDS encoding cation:proton antiporter, producing the protein MYSDPIPLIMGLIILLSSLISLRLGISVAIIEILLGASFGNLGFIYPQEWMLYLASFGGILLTFLAGTEIDTDLMRDKFKESFLIGFFSFLVPFLGVFCYTYYLVHWNLQASLISGVALSTTSLAVVYSVLVETNLSKTEIGKLLMASTFITDMGTAIALSILFITPTPYTAAFIVVSVVVIIFAAKFSHIVLENPRLKNKVVESEIKYVFVLLLVFMYFANLGDGHALLPAFLLGLLMSKHFRETLSTQEVRNRLRTVAYAIITPIFFIVGGLKISFPLIISAFGLFAILFGIKLVTKFVGVYFLAEKYIPNGSMYTTLLMST; encoded by the coding sequence ATGTATTCAGATCCCATACCCCTAATCATGGGTCTAATCATTTTACTATCAAGCCTAATCTCTTTAAGATTAGGAATTTCAGTCGCAATAATTGAGATACTTTTAGGCGCATCATTCGGTAATTTAGGGTTCATATATCCTCAAGAATGGATGCTTTACCTTGCAAGTTTTGGAGGAATTTTATTAACATTTCTTGCAGGAACAGAAATAGATACGGATTTAATGAGGGATAAATTTAAAGAAAGCTTTTTAATTGGCTTTTTCTCATTTTTAGTTCCGTTTCTTGGAGTATTCTGTTATACATACTATTTAGTTCATTGGAACTTACAGGCTTCTTTAATTTCAGGAGTTGCATTATCAACAACATCATTAGCAGTTGTATACTCCGTATTAGTGGAAACAAACCTTTCAAAAACAGAGATAGGTAAGCTATTAATGGCATCTACTTTTATAACAGATATGGGAACTGCAATTGCTTTAAGTATTCTATTCATAACACCCACACCTTATACTGCAGCATTCATAGTTGTTTCAGTGGTTGTAATAATTTTTGCAGCTAAATTTTCACATATAGTACTCGAAAATCCAAGATTAAAAAATAAAGTAGTTGAGAGCGAAATTAAATATGTATTCGTATTATTACTTGTTTTCATGTACTTTGCAAATCTTGGAGACGGACATGCATTATTACCTGCATTCTTACTAGGACTTTTAATGTCAAAACACTTTAGGGAAACACTAAGTACACAAGAAGTAAGAAATAGGTTAAGAACCGTGGCATATGCTATAATCACCCCAATATTCTTTATTGTGGGAGGATTAAAAATCTCATTCCCATTAATTATATCTGCATTTGGTCTTTTTGCGATATTATTTGGGATCAAATTAGTCACTAAATTTGTAGGTGTATATTTCCTTGCAGAAAAGTACATTCCCAATGGTAGCATGTATACAACCCTTTTAATGAGTACATGA
- a CDS encoding formate--phosphoribosylaminoimidazolecarboxamide ligase: MSKINRQEILDVLDGYDKEDITIATLGSHSSLHMFQGAQAEGFRTAVVCEKGREVPYKNFGVCDELIMVDHFSDIVNDDVQQQLRDLNSIVFPHGSFVAYAGLDNIETIFNVPMFGNRDILRWEAERDLERKLMTESGVRIPQKITDPAKIDGTVMVKFPGARGGRGYFVANSTEEFDQKIEAMLERKWIEEEDIKDAHIEEYVLGCNYCIHYFFSGLKDEVELLGVDSRYESTIDGLTRVPAKDQLDIGADPSYVITGNHPVVLRESLLPQAFDIGDKITKGAKKLVPPGFNGPFCMQTLVNDNLEIVVFEMSARSDGGTNTFMNGSSYSYLYYGEPLSMGRRMAMEIKNGIKEDRLEEIIT, from the coding sequence ATGAGTAAAATAAACAGACAGGAAATTCTTGACGTTTTGGATGGGTATGATAAGGAAGATATAACTATTGCAACTTTAGGAAGCCATTCATCCTTACATATGTTCCAAGGAGCACAAGCAGAAGGATTCAGAACTGCAGTAGTTTGTGAAAAAGGAAGGGAGGTTCCTTATAAAAATTTTGGAGTTTGCGATGAACTCATAATGGTTGATCACTTTAGCGATATTGTCAATGACGATGTTCAGCAACAATTAAGGGATTTGAACAGTATAGTGTTCCCACACGGATCATTTGTGGCCTATGCAGGATTGGATAATATTGAAACTATTTTTAATGTTCCTATGTTTGGAAATAGAGATATTTTAAGATGGGAAGCAGAAAGGGATCTGGAAAGAAAATTGATGACGGAATCAGGAGTTAGAATTCCTCAGAAGATAACCGATCCTGCAAAAATCGACGGCACAGTAATGGTTAAATTCCCTGGAGCCAGAGGAGGAAGAGGATACTTCGTGGCTAACTCAACTGAAGAATTTGATCAAAAAATTGAGGCAATGCTGGAGAGAAAATGGATCGAAGAAGAAGATATAAAAGATGCACACATAGAAGAATACGTTTTAGGATGTAACTATTGTATTCATTATTTCTTCTCAGGATTAAAAGACGAAGTAGAACTTCTAGGTGTAGACAGCAGATATGAGTCAACTATAGATGGTTTAACAAGAGTACCTGCCAAAGATCAACTGGATATAGGTGCAGACCCATCCTACGTTATAACTGGTAATCACCCTGTAGTTTTGAGAGAATCACTGCTTCCACAAGCATTTGACATTGGAGATAAGATTACCAAAGGTGCCAAAAAATTAGTACCACCAGGATTTAACGGTCCATTCTGTATGCAGACACTTGTTAATGATAACCTTGAAATAGTTGTATTTGAGATGAGTGCTAGATCAGATGGTGGAACAAACACCTTCATGAATGGATCATCATACAGCTATCTCTATTACGGAGAACCATTAAGCATGGGTCGTAGAATGGCTATGGAAATTAAAAATGGTATAAAAGAAGACAGATTAGAAGAAATTATAACTTAA